The region ACGCAACAAGAGCGTCAATCGTAAACCAGGGATGATCTTCGAGCAAACGGATAAGAGTTTGCCCGATGATGCCTGTTGCCCCAAGAACCGCTACCTTTTTTTTCGACTGAATACCCATATCTCCGTTAACCGATCAATCTTCTTTAAGCCGGTTTATCCCAGTTCGCACAATATACGTGAACCGAAATGTCGGTTTCAGGATAGATTTTGAACGATTTGTAACTTGTACCTTTTTTCTCGTTCACATCACGATGTGTATTATCGCAATACGGCATCGTCTTACTATTTCCACATGAACACAAAGCATATTTTTTTCCTGCCTTAAGTTTAACTTTTATAGCGCTTTCAGGTATTTCCATTCATTCTTCCTTCCATTATTCAAATTCCCTAATTTTATTTCAAGCTGCGTTAATACAACATCGAAACGCTGAATAGGACCAATATACCCAATAATACGTTCAGTTTAGCAAGCATGGGAAGTCTTCCCTGTAAATTTTTGAATTCTTCTGACGGTTCCTCACCGGGAGCCGGCGCCAGCTTACCCATCTTTGGGAATAATGAGAAAGTGATATAAAGAGCTACCAGGATCATTATAAGTGCGCTGCAAATCTTTATCGTAATAAAAGTTCCGTATTGGCTGGAAAAATCGAA is a window of Candidatus Neomarinimicrobiota bacterium DNA encoding:
- a CDS encoding CDGSH iron-sulfur domain-containing protein gives rise to the protein MEIPESAIKVKLKAGKKYALCSCGNSKTMPYCDNTHRDVNEKKGTSYKSFKIYPETDISVHVYCANWDKPA
- a CDS encoding CopD family protein, which codes for MTVESITSFIHILAGVTWVGGIIYMVLVLLPSLGAIEPASAGVLMGGLSKRFTKVAWTSIILLILTGGMQIQPGTLFDFSSQYGTFITIKICSALIMILVALYITFSLFPKMGKLAPAPGEEPSEEFKNLQGRLPMLAKLNVLLGILVLFSVSMLY